The following is a genomic window from Nymphaea colorata isolate Beijing-Zhang1983 chromosome 3, ASM883128v2, whole genome shotgun sequence.
GCATTCTACTTAGCAAAGCTGATCAGTAAAGATATACTAGGTTCTGCTGCAAAACAGTCCAGAACAAAATTTAGCAAAGAAAGTTACTTTTACTCCTCAGACTCAGTCAATAAAGTCACGAAAATACTGGTGCTTTTAAGAAGTGTGCATGACCTCTGTGCAGAAGGATAACCATTCATGATGTTGTGACCTGATGTGTCCAACCCAGCATTAATGCCGCCAATGCCTGTTAGCGTGCAATAGTGCAAACATGTGCAACATGAGCAGTTTGGGGAAAGCAGCTATGAcacaattcaatttttacaGGTTAGCATGGCCTCTAAAATTAGCCACCAGGTAGAAAAAGTTACATAAGCATGAACAAAGCCAGATGGCAGAATCCAAGCCCATTTGACTTCCAGCATCAAGTTGCATATGAAGCAAGATAACCTCATACTGTTTGGTGATAAACATGGTGAAATGGATTTCAGCATTTTGAACAGGATAACTTACCAGGTTCAGAACTTCTTGAGATTGCGGCAGCTCCTTTTACTCTCTTGTCCATAGGAGGACCCCCACTATCTGAAATTAGGAAACAAATTTTGTAACGAAATACTTGATTCACCTTATGGTATAAGCTATCACTTACAAGATGCTTCCCTCCATGTATCATACATGACATGTATATGCCACTTAAAATAACTACTTATGTATCCTCTATTAAACATCACTCTTACCAGTCCTCAAGCGCTTGGTTCTTGAATTGGATCTAGCCAGATCAATGTGCAGAGTTGATCCCTTATCAAGGTCAAACTCCATGCCCTATAGGaggtaaaaattttgaaaagggaaaCATATTATtcataaagaaaaggaagaccTATACAGAGATAGCTTATTCAGATTTGTTGGACCTCCAACAATAGTTCAAATATGCATacttatacatgagagagagagagagagagatatgatcTACTTATCAATTTATTTGATAAAATCATAATAAATCAAAACGTTTCACACAAACTAATGGACTGACAGTATAAATGATCAAGGAGCAATTTGACCCATTTTGGTTTCCTAGATAGGCCAACCAGAGTGTTGATGTCCCAGGTTAGCAAGAGCAGAGATCAGGAATCGCCTGTTAAAGACTAGGATAGAGGCCAAAATGTCAGCTAGTTCCACCGGACAAACTAGGCCACAGGCTTATACCATCTTTCGGAGGAAAAACAGGCTAGGCCTGCTGATATGTGAGGCTGTGTATCCAAAGGGAGGCCCAGACAGCAGGTAGCCTTCCAGCAATCTAAATAAATAGAGACCAGTAAATCCACCTGACTTTTCAGGAAATGACTAGTGTTCTCTTAACTGTTTGTGTTCTTATTGAAACTCACACAACATTTTGAGCTTCATACGAAACAGCAACTCCAATGTTGTTATGTAATTaccatatttcataatattCTTATAACTAAACCAATAAGCagcatgatatttcaaaataaggAAGGTACAACTGAACGACTAAATAAACTTCAAGAATTCTAAAAACCTCCCAAAACTGAACTTCTAAAATCCCACAATAGACAAGCAGAATTCAgcagaaaggaagaagaagaaaaacaaaattaaaatcataAATGCATCCACAAGTTAGAACAATCAGTCATCAGAAAGCACGacataataaatgaaaagttgAATAAGGAACTTTGTCTTAATGAACTTACATTAAGAGCGTGCATGGCTGAGATGGCAGACTGCTGATCAGAGAAGACAGCAAATGCAAAGGCCTAATTCAGACAACACTGGAACCAGTAAGGATAGGGCCTTTTCATCAAGCAAAGTGCTTCTCATAAAATAAACTTCAATATTAATgcaataaaaaacaatttcaatgaaaaaatgatGCTCAAGATGGCACCTTCCATTTTCCTTGTCTTCAATTCTAGGCATAAAACTTCCTATAAATAATTTCCAATGACTAATGGTAACAACAAGCAAGAACAGCAATGATGATAAAGATGATAATAATCTGTTCTGgaaatacatacatgtatacacacagacacacaatCAATCATGCCTCCCGCTTTCATCTTACCTCCAGTCCCTACTGGCTGTCGAGCACTATGCTtattatttttcacaaatccaCCAGGACAGAAAGATGGAGAATGTTGAAATTTAtaggattgaaaaagaaaatcatgaaattcaAAGTTTATGAGAGGATGCTTGTTTACTGTTCCACAGGATTCCAGGAACTGGACATCCATTTACCCATGCCTGCAGAGCCGGATCGATAAACGCAGCCTCGAGGTCGATCATGTTTGTTTAATGTGGAATGGACACTCTTCCTGAGGTGGAGTTTATGTTCTGCATTGTTTGGAGAGTGTCCGTTACTTGAGATGTGGGATGTGCACATCTCGCATCCTATATTTTGCACAGCTTGGGAGGCATATTTGGGAGTCGTAATTTGAGTATGCTATTAATATtgccatcatcatcaccatctaGCCAAAATAAAAAGCAGGCAAAGCAGCTAGAAGTGCTTGCTTTGCATCTTCTGTTACCAGCCAAGTATCAGATTTCAGCAATTCAGTATTCTGAACTGAAGAGCCGAAAGGCCAGGGCAATTAAAAGCTCCGGCACGCTTGTTCCGATTTATTCATTGTGCATTTTccatcattttatttttcaggctTCTCAAGCTTTTTCGATTTTGAAGACAATGTCTTCACGTTGAAGctattcttttattttgttgtggAACTGACAATTCTATTTGGGCACCAACAAAACTTttgaatatattcttatttattattatgaatATATTATGGCAAAATTATAGTTGCTATATGTGATGTTTGTGTTGTTCCCAAACACATGAACGCAAATTGCACTATTCTTTGAAACAGATTCTGATTCGAGTATTTAAAATGGCCTTTAAAAATATcagttttaggcttttagctaCATCTAAGCATGCAATGCTCACATTAATAATACTTCTTTTGTGTCTGTGCCTCtaagaaaatataaagaatggaaagaagaagTAATGAAAAAGCATGTTGACAGTAAAGATGCACAGAGTCACAGGCAACACTCAGTACAAATTACtatgaaaaagaataaaagtaaTTGAAGAATATCACGCTATTATCATGCAACCATGCAACTGTATTTCTTATTGAAATCTCCTTTCTCATCATTTAACTTAGCATCTGCGGCCAGTGGGACTTAGTATGCCTTCTTTTGGCTGCCAATTCAAGCCATTGATATAACTGACTATTGGTCTTGCAAAAGCATTGAGAAGTGCTTCCATAATTCCATTAACACAGCGGAATTCCATGCACCACATTGAGAACCACAATATAACATGTATTAACCAGGAGACAACTAAGACCAATCTCCCGTTACTGTATAGTTGTTCTCTGTAATTAAATTTCTTCACTTTAAATGTAATCATTTCTTCTAATCTAAGGAAGCATGAAGCTAGAATGATACACATAGGATACCCATCGTGTCCATTAAAAACACTTTTAAACCAAGGAAGCATGAAGCTAGAATGATACACATAGGGTACTCATCGTGACGGTCCATAAGATGGCTTGGTGGCTGCAAATGATAGATGAGTGTGTCTGTGTCTCTGTGTGGCATTTAAGAAACAACCAACCTTTCCTGTGCTTGCCTAGAAATTATCTTAAATCTAGTACAGCATAGGTAGTGGCAACGTAGATAGTGGTTTGAGCCTGGAAATTCTGCCTGCAAGTAAACTATAACAACCTTGTTCCATTCTTCACTCCATGTTAAGATtatttaaagaatgagaaaatttgctTGATGGAGTGAAGTGTCACAGCACTTCAAAATAATATTCTGTGGATATTTTGGATTTTCTGGTATAACCCTAGGACCTTGAAAGATgttcaaatatttctttttctgccTTAAATGCTTATCGATAACCTTTCAAACTATCTTGAGGAGCTGAATATCTTGTTGAGGAATACCAAAGGAAATTCAATATGTGCATTTCTGCGAAAGTTGATCAACCTACAATAGAGACGGATGAACAGGCAAAGAGTAAAACTTTCGTAATGAGGTATTAATTTAGCAGAGTAATGAGAATGGATGTAAACTCAGATGCTAGATATGTTAACGAAGAAAATTTTCTGGAAATTGGAAACGAGACATGAAGAGGGTTTGCCTTAAATATTGCACTTCGATTATCTATTTGACGTCCAACGCCGTTGAGTTTATGCTGGTAATATTCAGACTCAAAATCGAATTCTTATAACATTATTTCCCTATCTCAGGCTCTGATACTCTCTGAAATTAAAGGGTCGCTATACTCCTTTAGGTTCACGAAACCCCATCGCTCCACCCCCTCCCGAGAAGAAGCGACCAGAAGAAACcctagagagaaagagaaaagagtgAAGTGATACCTGAGAGGATTGGCCCGAATGCTTGATTTGATAGGTTTGAAAGCCATGGAGGTCGCGGAAGAGATTGAAGATCTCACGTGGCTTGACGTCTCCCGGTAGACCGGCGATGAAGAGTGTCCTGAGCTCATCGGCATAGCCCTGCATGGGTGGGAAAGACGGCGGGTAAGCCGCGTGAACGCCGGGCATTGCTGCTGCCGCTGGTGGCGGTGGTGGCTGCGCTTGCGGTTGTGGTTGGTGGAGGAGAAGGTGATGGTGCTGGGGATGGTGGTGAAGGTGGTGTAAGGAAGTTGGTGGCTGGGGAAGATATGGGTAATGAGGATTCTGAATGTTGGTCGTCGTCGTTGTCCCTCCGTAACCAGAAGCCATGGCGTCcatttccctctccctctctctctcgcgcttTCTCGATGTGCAAAACAGGGAAACAGGGACCCCGTTCGGTGGAGATGGAGGGATCGGAGGGGTGGGCTCACTGGTCGGGTTCTTTTACTTGGGTTAGGTTGGGTCTTATACAACGACTTGGACCTGCGGTGTACTTTTTACGATCCAAATTCTGTGAGAACCCCTGACTACCTGTTTGGAATGACTTCGAGGAGGAAACCATATTCAGCTGTTTCGGTTGCCGGATAGAAAAACTCAGGAAGAATTAGAGTTGGGGAACAAGTATCTTGGCAACTTATTTGCAGAGGTAAGCCATCTCGGCCCTCAACATTCTTTCCCGTGCACCATGGTGCTCTTACATTGACGTTTGatggctttgaattttgatttagaattaaaattctaaaaacaaaattccatCTCAAATTGGAAATGACGCAAACTTCTTTGTTTGATGACATAGTACTCATTTCATAAAcatgaagttttttttaatttcatctagcaaatcaaTGTGTCCTATGTAGGGACCACAGAGAGACTATTaatcatctcattttttcatgtaaaactACGAAAAGATCCATGGAATTGTTCTTACTGAAATTCGCAAAAATATGGAAGTATAAAAGGTTTACATATCATAAGGCATCAAGCAATAGCggatccaaaaaaaatttctagaggGGCACTGGTTTTCATACCTGGAGGGGAACACCATGTGTATAACACTGTCTTAATGTTCCTATCGCCGAGCATCCCCAAGGTGATCAACTGATACAAATGTTGGTCTGCTGAAAGTATGGTTCACGACTGCCATGCAAAATTGTGTGAAGTTTGGTACTAATCTTAGTTCTATCATGGTCCCCTAATGGCTTGTTGCACTTGGATAATTTTAGCTGCCTGGAAATTTTGAACATAAATATCTTGTTCTCTAGACATGTTTGAAGCATTTAGCTTGTTTGCATTTAAGCTGTCGTATTTTACTTTATTTGCCAAGTACCCCTCCATCCGATATAAAACTCATATGGCAGTTTCGTTCTAGTTACGtttgtttcttcttattttctatCTAATAAAAGCTGTGAAAAATGTCCGATATGC
Proteins encoded in this region:
- the LOC116250211 gene encoding RNA-binding protein L → MDAMASGYGGTTTTTNIQNPHYPYLPQPPTSLHHLHHHPQHHHLLLHQPQPQAQPPPPPAAAAMPGVHAAYPPSFPPMQGYADELRTLFIAGLPGDVKPREIFNLFRDLHGFQTYQIKHSGQSSQAFAFAVFSDQQSAISAMHALNGMEFDLDKGSTLHIDLARSNSRTKRLRTDSGGPPMDKRVKGAAAISRSSEPGIGGINAGLDTSGHNIMNGYPSAQSMGGDNQSAVGLKSSIPSAVPDAPADNPPCPTLFVANLGPACTEEELTQLFMRFPGFLKLKIQRKSGLPVAFVDFQDTACSSQAMSLQGTVLYSSDGEGIRLEYAKSRMGLPKRQRI